The Paenibacillus sophorae genome has a segment encoding these proteins:
- a CDS encoding DnaD domain protein: MDGKEGNSWSGGASFGLQSGMAVIPYTLLTAYRKLGLTGSETLLLIHLLSFRQIEGKDFPSLEELQTVTGRSGSVIASELQKLIKEGFLKIVAGSDERQGIHYERYDFSGMYDKLGSYLASQNDSPPADENRGSVRSASRAMLQETGSILPGDAFEEDESRSLFVVFEKEFGRPLSPMECETISGWLDQDRYPEELILLALKESVFAGKVHFRYIDRILLEWSRNRVKNAQDVKAYSQRFRGGR; encoded by the coding sequence ATGGACGGCAAGGAAGGAAACAGTTGGAGCGGAGGCGCATCCTTTGGGCTGCAGAGCGGGATGGCCGTCATTCCATATACACTTCTTACAGCTTACCGAAAGCTGGGTTTGACAGGCAGCGAGACGCTGCTGCTCATTCATTTGCTCTCTTTCCGTCAGATTGAAGGAAAGGACTTTCCTTCACTGGAGGAGCTGCAAACCGTTACCGGACGCAGCGGATCGGTAATTGCCAGTGAGCTGCAGAAGTTGATCAAGGAAGGATTTTTGAAGATTGTTGCAGGCAGCGACGAGCGGCAGGGTATCCATTACGAACGCTATGACTTCTCGGGAATGTACGATAAGTTGGGTTCTTATCTCGCGTCCCAGAATGATTCTCCACCAGCTGATGAGAATAGAGGTTCAGTTCGAAGCGCCAGCCGGGCAATGTTACAGGAAACAGGCAGTATACTTCCCGGGGATGCGTTTGAAGAAGACGAAAGCCGCAGTCTGTTCGTTGTGTTCGAGAAGGAGTTTGGCCGTCCGCTTTCTCCGATGGAATGCGAGACGATCTCCGGATGGCTCGACCAGGACCGGTATCCCGAGGAACTGATTCTGCTCGCTCTAAAGGAATCCGTATTCGCCGGAAAGGTGCATTTTCGTTATATTGATAGGATTCTGCTGGAATGGAGCCGTAACCGGGTGAAGAACGCCCAGGACGTCAAGGCGTATTCCCAGCGGTTTCGCGGGGGAAGATAG
- the proB gene encoding glutamate 5-kinase: MSTRLVVKIGSSSLTAAEGGLNRDAVAFFASEIADLRRSGCEVLLVTSGAVAAGFRSIGYPARPKQLHEKQAAAAVGQALLMQAYQEAFSAHGLTAAQILLTRTDFRSRRAMNNASMTVEELLRQGVIPVFNENDTVSVDELKFGDNDMLSALVANLLKASRLLMLTDIDGLYSSDPRNNPDAVRYRLIEQITPEIYSIAGGAGSSVGTGGMRSKIDAAKIATRGGVPVFVGRVTEPGDLRLAVKDEGKGTYFATTLSSLPVKKQWLGFMSTPLGSLIVDAGAEEALVHGGHSLLPVGVREVQGSFHTGDVVEVLGPDSKLLGRGIVNYDDAQLRIIRGLPSGEVMRQLGEEVHRLEVIHRDEWITLK; encoded by the coding sequence ATGTCTACACGATTAGTGGTCAAAATCGGCAGCAGCTCTCTGACCGCAGCCGAAGGCGGGCTTAACCGCGACGCGGTCGCCTTTTTCGCGTCCGAAATCGCGGATCTGAGGCGTAGCGGCTGCGAAGTGCTGCTGGTAACCTCCGGTGCGGTTGCCGCAGGCTTCCGCAGCATCGGATACCCCGCACGTCCCAAGCAGCTGCATGAGAAGCAGGCCGCCGCAGCCGTGGGCCAGGCGCTCTTAATGCAGGCCTATCAGGAAGCATTCTCCGCGCACGGTCTGACTGCTGCACAGATTCTGCTGACTCGCACGGATTTCCGCAGCCGCCGCGCGATGAACAATGCCTCAATGACCGTCGAAGAGCTGCTGAGGCAGGGCGTGATTCCGGTATTTAATGAGAATGATACGGTATCCGTCGACGAACTGAAATTCGGCGATAATGATATGCTGTCCGCTCTGGTCGCCAACCTGCTCAAGGCCTCCCGCCTGCTGATGCTTACGGATATCGATGGCTTGTACAGCAGCGATCCGCGAAATAATCCGGATGCCGTGCGCTACCGGCTTATCGAGCAGATCACGCCGGAAATCTATTCGATTGCCGGAGGAGCCGGATCCTCCGTTGGCACAGGTGGCATGCGCTCCAAGATCGACGCCGCCAAAATCGCCACCCGAGGAGGCGTGCCCGTCTTTGTGGGACGCGTCACCGAACCCGGGGATCTGCGGCTGGCTGTCAAGGATGAAGGCAAGGGCACGTACTTTGCAACAACGCTGTCTTCCCTGCCCGTCAAGAAGCAATGGCTGGGCTTCATGTCCACCCCGCTCGGCTCGTTGATTGTCGACGCCGGAGCGGAAGAAGCGTTGGTTCACGGAGGGCACAGCCTGCTCCCCGTAGGCGTCAGGGAGGTTCAGGGCAGCTTTCATACCGGAGACGTCGTTGAAGTGCTCGGCCCCGATTCCAAGCTGCTCGGCCGCGGCATCGTGAATTACGACGACGCTCAGCTGCGCATCATCCGGGGACTGCCGAGCGGCGAGGTCATGCGCCAGCTTGGAGAAGAAGTACACCGGCTTGAGGTCATTCACAGGGATGAATGGATCACGTTGAAATAA
- a CDS encoding glutamate-5-semialdehyde dehydrogenase — protein sequence MSEVEIKASLAKSAAGALGRLTTGQKNEALLVMADALRREAAAIIEANAEDLERGRQGGTPQSMLDRLSLDTARIDAIAEGLQQIAVLPDPVGDTLETMERPNGLIIEKIRVPLGVIGIIYEARPNVTVDAAGLCLKTGNAVVLRGGSAALSSNRKIVEVLHAALTGTNIPPNALQLIEDPNRSSVDELLKLNGLLDVIIPRGGSSLIQNVVKNATVPVIETGAGICHTYLDASAVPAMAESISLNAKAQRPSVCNSMETLLVHRSFAAEHLTALGEALRSAKVELRGCSRTRTLIPWAFPVTDENYATEYNDYILNIKVVDGIDEALEHIARYGTKHSECIVTEDEENAERFQDEVDAAAVYHNASTRFTDGFEFGYGAEIGISTQKLHARGPMGLPALTSTKYKIYGNGQIRS from the coding sequence ATGAGTGAAGTTGAAATCAAAGCGTCCCTAGCAAAAAGTGCGGCGGGGGCACTCGGCAGACTGACTACCGGTCAGAAGAACGAAGCGCTGCTGGTAATGGCAGACGCGCTGCGGCGGGAAGCTGCCGCGATTATCGAAGCTAACGCCGAGGATCTTGAACGGGGCAGACAAGGCGGTACGCCGCAATCCATGCTGGACCGGCTGTCGCTGGATACTGCAAGGATCGATGCAATCGCCGAGGGACTTCAGCAAATCGCCGTTCTCCCCGATCCGGTCGGGGATACTCTTGAAACGATGGAGCGCCCCAACGGTCTGATCATTGAGAAAATCCGTGTGCCGCTCGGCGTTATCGGCATTATTTATGAAGCCCGCCCGAACGTTACGGTCGATGCCGCCGGTCTATGCTTGAAGACGGGCAATGCAGTCGTGCTGCGGGGCGGCTCAGCCGCTCTTTCATCCAACCGCAAAATCGTCGAGGTGCTGCACGCGGCTCTTACCGGGACGAACATCCCTCCTAACGCGCTTCAGCTTATAGAGGACCCGAACCGCTCGTCCGTTGATGAATTGCTCAAGCTGAACGGTCTCCTTGACGTCATTATCCCGCGCGGCGGCAGCTCGCTTATTCAGAATGTAGTAAAGAACGCCACGGTTCCCGTCATTGAGACGGGCGCAGGCATTTGCCATACGTATCTGGATGCCAGTGCGGTGCCGGCAATGGCTGAATCGATCAGCCTGAACGCCAAAGCGCAGCGTCCCTCCGTCTGCAACTCGATGGAGACCCTGCTTGTTCACCGGAGCTTCGCGGCTGAGCATCTGACGGCGCTCGGAGAAGCCCTCCGCAGTGCCAAGGTGGAGCTTCGAGGATGCTCCCGGACACGGACGCTCATTCCATGGGCGTTCCCGGTCACCGATGAGAATTATGCGACAGAATATAACGATTATATCCTCAACATTAAAGTTGTAGACGGAATTGATGAAGCGCTGGAACATATCGCCCGGTATGGCACAAAGCATTCCGAGTGCATCGTGACGGAGGACGAAGAGAACGCCGAACGGTTCCAAGATGAAGTTGACGCTGCCGCAGTCTACCATAACGCGTCTACCCGCTTCACCGACGGCTTCGAATTCGGATACGGCGCCGAGATCGGCATCAGCACCCAGAAGCTGCATGCCCGCGGACCAATGGGTCTGCCTGCGCTGACTTCTACCAAATACAAAATTTACGGCAACGGACAAATCCGGAGCTAG
- a CDS encoding flavodoxin family protein: MKVVAFNGSPAKAGNTYHGIKIVIDELEKEGIETEIVHVGNKPVRGCIACKNCTKKKNEKCIITTDPVNEWIEKMKEADGIILGSPVHYSSIAGTMKSFLDRAFRVAEANDSMLRHKVGVSVVAVRRAGGIPTFDQLNNYINHSEMLMATSNYWNVINGTAPGEAMQDKEGIQIMRVLGKNMAWLMKLIENGEGNVKKPEREEKIFTNFIR, translated from the coding sequence ATGAAAGTTGTAGCTTTTAATGGAAGTCCTGCTAAAGCAGGAAATACTTATCATGGAATAAAAATAGTTATTGATGAACTTGAAAAAGAAGGAATAGAAACAGAAATAGTTCACGTAGGGAATAAACCTGTTAGAGGATGTATTGCTTGTAAAAATTGTACAAAAAAGAAAAATGAAAAGTGTATTATTACTACTGATCCAGTTAATGAATGGATTGAAAAGATGAAAGAAGCTGATGGAATAATTTTAGGGTCACCAGTTCACTATTCATCCATTGCTGGAACAATGAAATCATTTTTGGATAGAGCTTTTCGTGTGGCAGAAGCCAATGATAGTATGTTAAGACATAAAGTTGGTGTATCAGTTGTAGCAGTAAGACGTGCAGGTGGAATTCCAACTTTCGACCAGTTAAATAACTACATTAATCATTCTGAAATGCTTATGGCTACTTCAAATTATTGGAATGTTATTAACGGTACAGCACCTGGGGAGGCAATGCAGGATAAAGAAGGGATTCAAATAATGAGGGTACTTGGTAAAAATATGGCATGGCTTATGAAGTTGATAGAAAACGGTGAAGGAAATGTAAAGAAGCCTGAAAGAGAAGAAAAAATATTTACTAATTTTATTCGTTAA
- the leuD gene encoding 3-isopropylmalate dehydratase small subunit, whose amino-acid sequence MEAFKKLTGIVGPVDRVNVDTDAIIPKQFLKRIERTGFGQFLFFEWRFDEAGNDNPAFALNQDRYKGASILISRANFGCGSSREHAPWAILDYGFKVIIASSYADIFYNNCFKNGILPIKLSEEQVEDLFQRTAAHEGYELTVDLENKNISDSYGLSINFDLDEHRRQFLLQGLDDIGLTLQHEDAISAYEQKNAAKLFA is encoded by the coding sequence ATGGAAGCTTTTAAGAAATTAACCGGGATTGTCGGACCTGTCGACCGGGTCAATGTGGATACGGATGCCATTATTCCGAAGCAATTCCTCAAACGGATTGAACGGACTGGTTTCGGACAGTTTCTGTTCTTTGAATGGCGTTTTGATGAAGCGGGTAACGACAATCCGGCATTTGCGCTGAACCAGGACCGCTACAAAGGCGCGTCCATCCTGATCTCCAGAGCCAACTTCGGCTGCGGTTCCTCCAGAGAGCATGCTCCGTGGGCGATCTTGGATTATGGGTTCAAGGTGATTATCGCATCGTCATATGCCGATATTTTCTACAACAACTGCTTCAAGAACGGTATTCTTCCAATCAAGCTCTCTGAAGAGCAGGTGGAAGACCTGTTTCAGCGGACTGCAGCCCATGAAGGCTATGAGCTGACTGTCGATCTCGAGAACAAGAATATCAGCGACTCCTATGGTCTGAGTATCAACTTCGATCTTGACGAGCACCGCCGCCAGTTCTTGCTGCAAGGTCTTGACGACATCGGTCTGACGCTTCAGCATGAGGACGCAATTTCTGCTTATGAACAGAAGAATGCGGCTAAGCTTTTTGCCTAA
- a CDS encoding N-acetylmuramoyl-L-alanine amidase has product MRKVCLKMIALLLPLLVFIVWSGQDAEAAGRGKIVLDNQELALPKGIVLENVNGSVMIPIRVVTENLGYEVLWDQTTRKVTIRQDFKAIELFVGSKKADADGVPLSLNAAPKQTGGTVLVPIRFVGEQFGLGVGWDNKEKIVYLSGNSSDSSPAAPETWPASTPSPSASPVVSSPAPTPAPSQTTGTVAGAASSPPQSAEIPAGTAAGASVQVKGADFVANQLIIAVTGTVKPNISTLDNPSRIVVELPGTSLAADFAGGGTVSGTTTAQGTLDVSEYPLIAGLRYSLSGTTPSAVRFEIQTTETLAYRLSVDDSTGLITVDLNASDTGGTTSAGGGKPVIVLDAGHGGSQPGAISAAGRQEKDFNLAVIQKAGVLLQSDGRVTVVFTRMEDITLGLQDRVHIAEEAGANLFVSLHANAMPTTASNWNKVNGSETYYSRNDSLPLARVMHTHLVKGTGFKDNGVRAKSLHVTRETSMPAVLLEAGYLTNTSEESMLFSNDLQDSLAREIAAGIIEYLGI; this is encoded by the coding sequence ATGAGGAAGGTTTGTCTGAAAATGATTGCGCTGCTGCTGCCCCTGCTGGTGTTTATTGTCTGGTCCGGGCAGGACGCGGAGGCGGCGGGTAGAGGGAAAATAGTGCTGGATAACCAGGAACTGGCGCTGCCGAAAGGTATCGTGCTCGAGAACGTCAACGGAAGCGTCATGATCCCGATCCGTGTCGTCACGGAGAATCTGGGATATGAAGTGTTATGGGATCAAACGACCCGTAAAGTGACCATCCGTCAGGATTTTAAAGCGATTGAGCTGTTTGTCGGGAGCAAAAAGGCCGATGCGGACGGTGTTCCGCTCAGCCTGAACGCCGCACCTAAGCAGACTGGAGGGACGGTTCTCGTTCCGATTCGGTTCGTCGGAGAACAGTTCGGGCTTGGAGTTGGCTGGGACAACAAGGAAAAGATCGTCTATCTGTCCGGAAATTCGTCAGATTCTAGCCCGGCTGCGCCTGAAACCTGGCCGGCCTCTACGCCTTCCCCGTCGGCAAGTCCGGTCGTCAGCTCGCCTGCGCCTACACCTGCGCCGTCGCAGACTACCGGCACGGTAGCAGGGGCAGCTTCTTCACCGCCCCAATCTGCTGAGATACCTGCCGGAACCGCAGCAGGTGCGTCGGTACAGGTAAAAGGGGCGGATTTTGTCGCGAATCAGCTGATCATCGCCGTTACCGGTACCGTCAAACCGAATATTTCAACGCTGGATAATCCCAGCCGGATTGTGGTGGAGCTGCCGGGCACTTCACTGGCGGCGGATTTCGCAGGAGGAGGAACGGTCTCCGGGACGACAACTGCTCAAGGTACTCTTGATGTTTCGGAATATCCGCTAATAGCCGGTCTCAGATATTCGTTGTCAGGTACCACTCCTTCTGCCGTTAGGTTTGAAATTCAGACGACGGAAACTTTGGCTTACCGTCTAAGCGTTGACGACAGCACAGGCCTTATCACCGTGGATCTGAATGCAAGTGATACTGGAGGAACCACTAGCGCTGGCGGAGGCAAGCCTGTTATTGTGCTGGACGCCGGACATGGCGGTTCGCAGCCGGGGGCGATCAGTGCGGCGGGACGACAAGAGAAAGACTTCAATCTCGCGGTGATTCAAAAAGCCGGAGTCCTGCTGCAAAGCGATGGACGGGTGACGGTCGTGTTCACACGGATGGAGGATATTACGCTCGGTCTGCAGGATCGTGTACATATCGCGGAAGAGGCTGGAGCGAACCTCTTCGTATCGCTGCATGCGAATGCAATGCCAACGACTGCATCCAATTGGAACAAGGTTAACGGCAGTGAAACCTATTACTCCCGCAATGACAGTCTTCCGCTAGCCAGGGTTATGCATACGCATCTGGTGAAGGGAACCGGCTTTAAGGATAACGGAGTTAGGGCCAAGAGCCTGCATGTGACGAGGGAAACCTCGATGCCGGCGGTGCTGCTGGAGGCCGGTTATCTGACGAATACGTCAGAGGAATCGATGCTTTTTTCCAATGATCTTCAGGATTCACTGGCTCGGGAAATTGCGGCGGGCATTATTGAATATTTAGGAATTTAG
- a CDS encoding LysR family transcriptional regulator, with the protein MELRQLLYVLQIANERNFSRAAEKLHIAQPSLSQQLSKLEKELGVMLFQRNTSTVELTHAGTKFVDQAQIIINAVELLRQEMTDISELRTGRVVVGSMPITGAHLLPHVLPVFKHKYPEIEITLLEDSSMNLEKLTASGQTDLSLLSLPLEIPALAYEILGEERIDLAVPPEHPLAVRASTGMRTAMEELRGESFIVLKEGQGFRKMTVDLCREAGFDPSIVFESNNMETIQSLVAAGMGVTLVPRFISRAPRSEFVPVYLPLAEPVPSRTLVVAYRKGRYLSKAAEAFIHTFQTTVAELAQE; encoded by the coding sequence ATGGAACTCAGACAACTGCTTTATGTGCTGCAAATCGCAAATGAACGGAATTTCTCCCGGGCTGCGGAGAAGCTTCATATCGCCCAGCCCTCGCTGAGTCAGCAGCTTTCCAAGCTTGAGAAGGAGCTCGGCGTAATGCTGTTCCAGCGGAACACGAGCACCGTCGAGCTTACCCATGCGGGAACGAAATTTGTGGATCAGGCGCAGATCATTATCAATGCGGTAGAGCTGCTGCGTCAGGAAATGACCGATATATCGGAGCTTCGCACAGGACGTGTAGTTGTCGGCAGCATGCCGATTACGGGAGCTCACCTGCTGCCCCATGTGCTGCCGGTATTTAAGCATAAATACCCGGAGATAGAGATTACGCTGTTGGAGGATTCCTCCATGAATCTGGAGAAGCTCACCGCAAGCGGCCAGACGGATCTCAGCCTGCTGTCTCTGCCGCTGGAGATTCCTGCGCTGGCCTATGAAATTCTTGGCGAGGAGCGTATTGATCTCGCGGTTCCGCCGGAGCATCCTTTGGCTGTGCGCGCATCCACCGGCATGAGAACGGCAATGGAAGAACTAAGAGGAGAATCGTTCATTGTCCTTAAAGAAGGGCAGGGCTTTCGTAAAATGACAGTAGACCTGTGCCGGGAGGCCGGATTTGATCCGTCCATTGTCTTCGAGAGCAATAATATGGAAACCATACAATCGCTTGTGGCGGCAGGCATGGGCGTGACGCTGGTTCCCCGCTTTATTTCCCGCGCACCGCGAAGCGAGTTTGTACCCGTCTATTTGCCTTTAGCTGAGCCTGTGCCCAGCCGGACATTGGTCGTCGCCTACCGCAAGGGACGCTATCTGTCCAAAGCAGCCGAAGCTTTTATCCACACGTTCCAAACGACGGTGGCCGAGCTTGCTCAGGAATAG
- a CDS encoding N-acetylmuramoyl-L-alanine amidase family protein, whose product MKKLSFLLLVLLFVLVKPENGHAATGNNKIFLDGKELTAGQSVPVENVNGTVMVPLRMIVQSLGYKVDWNQNAKTVTISQQGKVISLVVGQKTAIVDGNEVPLNEAPVLRNDTSLVPIRFISEQFGLKVEWDNKEKTVTITTPQTSADDSSSTDNTPSTDGSSSGDGTSPEVPLNGSASNLTKVNGVSFSNNQLLIAISGDSAPKLSVLDGPARIVVDIPNASFSDSFASGQNLPPDQKSTLDATGYPDVKEIRYSLYSSNPYMVRFVIELSGSKDFGYSLSATDSSSKLAIIDLNGTGGLAAAAAGTGADVTTGPPDRGGKKLVVLDAGHGAKDSGAVGVTGKYEKNFNLAVVLKAEALLKQEANIEVVLTRSDDTFLELKDRAAIANNLNADLFISVHANSSPTTAASGTETYYKRDESKAFAAVMHKYLVQATGLSDRGVQYGNFHVIRETKMPAILLEAGYLSNKKDEALLFTEALQDKVAAAIVSGIKEYLGIS is encoded by the coding sequence ATGAAGAAATTAAGTTTTTTGCTGCTCGTGCTATTGTTCGTACTCGTTAAGCCGGAAAATGGACATGCCGCTACTGGAAACAACAAGATTTTCCTCGACGGCAAGGAATTGACCGCAGGACAAAGCGTCCCGGTCGAGAATGTGAACGGTACCGTTATGGTGCCACTACGGATGATTGTCCAAAGCTTGGGATACAAAGTGGACTGGAACCAGAACGCCAAGACGGTGACGATCAGCCAGCAAGGGAAAGTGATCTCGCTGGTGGTCGGCCAAAAAACAGCGATAGTCGACGGTAATGAGGTACCTCTTAATGAGGCCCCCGTCCTGAGGAACGATACCTCGCTTGTGCCAATCCGTTTCATTTCCGAGCAGTTCGGGTTAAAGGTGGAATGGGATAACAAGGAGAAGACCGTAACGATTACGACGCCACAGACTTCAGCTGACGACAGTTCGTCTACAGACAACACTCCATCCACAGACGGCAGTTCATCGGGAGACGGGACAAGCCCGGAAGTGCCGCTGAACGGCTCCGCAAGTAATTTAACGAAGGTTAACGGTGTAAGCTTTAGCAATAACCAGCTTCTCATCGCGATATCCGGTGATTCGGCGCCAAAGCTTTCCGTTCTGGATGGTCCCGCTCGAATCGTGGTCGATATTCCAAATGCTTCCTTCTCCGATTCGTTCGCGTCTGGACAGAACCTGCCGCCCGATCAGAAGAGCACGCTTGATGCGACAGGATACCCGGATGTTAAGGAAATCCGCTATTCCTTATACAGCAGCAATCCTTATATGGTGCGGTTCGTCATCGAACTGAGTGGGTCAAAAGATTTCGGTTACAGCTTATCCGCGACCGATTCGTCGTCGAAGCTGGCCATCATTGACCTGAATGGCACAGGGGGGCTGGCTGCTGCTGCTGCCGGAACCGGGGCGGATGTAACCACGGGCCCTCCTGACAGGGGAGGCAAGAAGCTCGTTGTACTGGATGCCGGGCACGGTGCCAAGGATTCCGGCGCGGTCGGGGTCACAGGGAAATACGAGAAGAACTTCAATCTGGCGGTAGTCCTCAAAGCAGAGGCGCTGCTGAAGCAGGAGGCAAATATCGAAGTTGTGCTGACGCGCAGCGATGATACTTTCCTTGAACTCAAGGACCGGGCGGCTATCGCCAATAACTTGAACGCAGACCTGTTCATTTCGGTTCATGCCAACAGCAGCCCCACTACAGCTGCCAGCGGCACAGAGACGTATTATAAGCGGGATGAGAGCAAGGCGTTTGCCGCTGTTATGCATAAATATTTGGTGCAGGCAACCGGTTTGAGTGACCGGGGCGTGCAGTACGGCAATTTTCATGTTATTCGTGAAACGAAGATGCCGGCGATTCTGCTGGAAGCCGGCTATCTCAGCAACAAAAAAGACGAAGCTCTCCTATTTACGGAAGCTTTGCAAGATAAGGTGGCCGCAGCGATTGTGAGCGGAATCAAGGAGTACCTGGGCATCAGCTAA
- the leuC gene encoding 3-isopropylmalate dehydratase large subunit yields the protein MGKKTMFEKIWDNHVIYQEEGKPSILYIDLQLVHEVTSPQAFEGLRLSGRKIRRPELTFATMDHNVPTTDRFNITDPISKQQIDTLTKNCADFGVKLFGLDDLDNGVVHVMGPELGLTHPGKTIVCGDSHTSTHGAFGALAFGIGTSEVEHVMATQCLQQAKAKTMEVRFIGKRNPGVTAKDMILGLIAKYGTDFATGYVIEYTGESISELSMEERMTVCNMSIEAGARAGMIAPDEKTFEYLRGRQYVPQGAAFDEAVAAWKQLVTDEGAEFDTVVEFEVDTLIPQVTWGTSPGMGTDITSTVPNPADLATENERKAAEKALEYMDLKPGTPISEIAIDYVFIGSCTNGRIEDLRAAAEVAKGHKVSENVTAIVVPGSGRVKVLAEKEGLDKIFTEAGFEWREAGCSMCLAMNPDILQPGERCASTSNRNFEGRQGRGGRTHLVSPAMAAAAAIKGRFTDVRDWNYKTEAVSS from the coding sequence ATGGGCAAGAAAACAATGTTCGAGAAAATCTGGGACAATCACGTTATTTATCAAGAGGAAGGCAAACCTAGCATACTATATATCGACTTGCAGCTGGTGCACGAGGTTACATCGCCGCAGGCTTTTGAAGGACTTCGTCTGAGCGGACGCAAGATTCGCCGCCCGGAGCTGACTTTTGCGACGATGGATCACAACGTTCCTACCACGGACCGTTTCAATATTACGGACCCGATTTCCAAACAGCAGATTGATACACTCACAAAGAACTGTGCCGATTTCGGAGTGAAGCTGTTCGGTCTTGACGATCTTGATAATGGGGTTGTCCACGTTATGGGGCCGGAACTGGGGCTTACGCATCCCGGCAAAACGATTGTCTGCGGAGACAGCCATACTTCCACTCACGGCGCTTTCGGAGCCCTTGCTTTCGGTATCGGCACAAGCGAAGTTGAGCATGTTATGGCGACCCAGTGTTTGCAGCAGGCCAAAGCGAAGACGATGGAAGTCCGGTTTATCGGCAAACGCAACCCGGGCGTAACGGCGAAAGACATGATCCTCGGATTGATTGCCAAATACGGCACGGATTTCGCGACGGGTTATGTTATTGAATATACAGGTGAATCCATTAGCGAACTGTCGATGGAAGAGCGGATGACCGTTTGCAACATGTCGATTGAAGCCGGCGCCAGAGCGGGTATGATCGCTCCTGACGAGAAAACTTTCGAATATCTGCGCGGCCGTCAATATGTTCCGCAAGGCGCAGCATTTGACGAGGCTGTAGCTGCTTGGAAACAGCTGGTGACTGACGAAGGCGCGGAGTTCGACACGGTTGTCGAGTTTGAAGTGGACACGCTGATTCCTCAGGTGACTTGGGGCACGAGCCCGGGTATGGGTACCGACATTACGTCTACGGTGCCGAATCCGGCCGATCTTGCTACCGAGAACGAACGCAAAGCAGCTGAAAAGGCGCTTGAATACATGGATTTGAAGCCGGGAACTCCAATTTCTGAGATTGCCATCGATTATGTCTTCATCGGTTCCTGTACCAATGGACGGATCGAGGATCTGCGCGCGGCGGCCGAGGTTGCCAAGGGCCATAAGGTGTCGGAGAACGTAACGGCCATTGTCGTGCCGGGTTCGGGAAGAGTAAAGGTTCTAGCCGAGAAGGAAGGTCTGGACAAAATTTTCACGGAAGCCGGTTTTGAATGGCGCGAAGCGGGATGCAGCATGTGTCTGGCGATGAACCCTGACATTCTGCAGCCGGGAGAGCGCTGCGCGTCGACCTCCAACCGGAACTTCGAAGGCCGCCAAGGACGCGGGGGACGCACACATCTGGTCTCGCCTGCAATGGCTGCCGCGGCTGCAATTAAAGGCCGCTTCACGGATGTGCGGGATTGGAACTATAAGACGGAAGCTGTCAGCTCTTAA
- the proC gene encoding pyrroline-5-carboxylate reductase, producing the protein MCQQTAKPLINHRVVFHGAGSMAEAIVRGLIARSVIYADNIVMLNRSSSERLAELRSRYGVTGSNDPEHKNEYMRTSPVIVLAMKPKDAAAAIRDLAPLLKDGQLIVSVIAGLSIRTIQGLLGKKQPVVRTMPNTSSSIGLGATGIAFSKEVSEEQRRLSLNIFEAVGLTTVIDEERMETLTGISGSGPAYIYYMMEAMIAAGIRGGLSKEQSAELTVQTVLGAARMVQQTGEEPAALRKKVTSPGGSTQAALEVLDKGDFFETVIAAVSRCAERSREMGAALEAELTSNEEKE; encoded by the coding sequence ATGTGTCAACAAACCGCTAAGCCTTTAATTAATCATAGGGTCGTTTTTCACGGAGCCGGCTCCATGGCAGAAGCGATCGTCCGTGGTCTGATCGCCCGCTCCGTCATCTATGCCGATAATATCGTTATGCTTAACCGCAGCAGCAGTGAACGTCTGGCCGAACTGCGTTCCCGCTACGGCGTAACCGGAAGCAATGACCCTGAACATAAGAACGAATATATGCGTACATCCCCGGTTATTGTGCTTGCCATGAAGCCTAAGGATGCGGCTGCGGCGATACGGGACCTCGCACCGCTGCTCAAGGATGGGCAGTTAATCGTTTCCGTCATCGCAGGCCTGTCCATCCGCACAATTCAGGGACTGCTCGGCAAGAAACAGCCTGTTGTCCGCACTATGCCGAACACCTCTAGCTCAATCGGTCTTGGCGCAACAGGCATTGCCTTCTCTAAGGAAGTATCCGAGGAACAACGGCGGCTTTCACTTAACATCTTCGAGGCGGTCGGCCTTACGACCGTGATCGATGAAGAGCGCATGGAAACGCTGACCGGCATCTCCGGCAGCGGTCCCGCCTACATCTATTACATGATGGAGGCGATGATTGCCGCCGGCATCCGCGGCGGACTGTCCAAGGAGCAGAGCGCCGAATTGACCGTACAGACGGTGCTCGGCGCTGCCCGCATGGTGCAGCAGACAGGGGAAGAACCTGCCGCCCTCCGTAAAAAGGTGACATCTCCCGGCGGTTCCACCCAGGCCGCACTGGAAGTGCTCGACAAGGGAGACTTTTTTGAAACGGTTATTGCGGCGGTAAGCCGCTGCGCCGAACGTTCGCGTGAGATGGGAGCTGCGCTGGAAGCGGAACTCACGTCAAACGAAGAAAAGGAATAG